DNA from Amycolatopsis sp. DSM 110486:
CGGTGCGTGGCCCCTTGGTCACGTCCGACGCGAACCACGGCGACTCGATCGCCGTCAGCGGGGTGTGCCTGACGGTCGTGGCCGTCTCGGAGGGTGGGTTCACCGTCGATGTGGTGAACGAGACACTCGCGCGCTCCAGCCTCGCCAAGGTGGCCGTGGGCGACGCCGTGAACCTCGAGCGCGCCACCCCCGCGGGCGGCCGCCTCGGAGGGCACATCATGCAGGGTCACGTCGACGGCACGGGCGTCTTCCTGTCCCGCGACGACACGGGCGTGACCACGTTCGCCCTGCCCACGGGCCTGGGGAAG
Protein-coding regions in this window:
- a CDS encoding riboflavin synthase codes for the protein MFTGIVEEIGEVTAVEQDTNMARLTVRGPLVTSDANHGDSIAVSGVCLTVVAVSEGGFTVDVVNETLARSSLAKVAVGDAVNLERATPAGGRLGGHIMQGHVDGTGVFLSRDDTGVTTFALPTGLGKYVVEKGSIAVDGVSLTVASITDEQFSVALIPTTLEATTLGRREAGDLVNLEVDVVAKYVEKLAIPHLAASAHNV